In Leishmania panamensis strain MHOM/PA/94/PSC-1 chromosome 13 sequence, the genomic stretch acacacacacacacacacccacacacccacgcaagggaagcaagagagagtagggggagggggaagaagaagtgcCATTGCCGGTTAAATACACAAAACACGTAAGGTGGAAGGCGATAAACGAGGCAACAAAGGAGAACTGTGAAGTGGGCtgaaggggtggtggtggtggtggtggtggtgagaggcgggatggggggaggggagaggagagaggagaggagaaggcacaGAGACGTACACACAGTCACAGCGCTGAAGAAACGAACAAAGACACGCCCAAAAGGGAAGTAAAGCacggaggtgtgtgtgtgcagcacCGAAGCAGCACGTGAGAAGAGGATTTGAACCAATTAAAGACAAGTGCACCCAGACACCCACGTACACGCGTGGCTACGCCCCTGCGCGCtttcgcgctctctctcgcagtCCGGCTCCACCCCTTcctttctgttttctttcgatcgcctccacctcgcccCCGCCTCTGCTCCTCGTACTCGTGCATGGCTTGTTTGTGTGTCGTTGTgtgaggaaaggagaacgcACCACATGGTCTCCTCCTACGCACTCTTCGACGCCGGTGGGAAGCCCACGGACGGCTCACCAGGCAAGCACTTGCGGCGCGCCGCATCGTGCTCCTTGTAGGTCTCGTCTTCGGCGGACAGGATGCGCACCACTGGCACCCCGGAGAGGCGGCTGAGGTTGTGCGTGATGTTGGACAGCATcgcggcgtcgtcgacgACGGGTTGCGTCGACATGGCCTGCGCCCCGTACTTCTCTACGTTGGCCTTGACGAAGGACATGAAGGCCATCAGACCCTTGCTCATGATCTTGGGGTCGCGGGCGGAAACCTGCTTTGTCATGTCTTCAGGAAACGTGTTGCCGTTCGCCTGGTAGAGCTCTTGCAGGATGTCAagcgcctgccgctgccagtcCATGTACTCGCGGCGTGTGTACACAATGACCTCCTCGATTGGACCACGCTTCTTCGCGTTCTTGATCACCTGCGACCGAATTTCCTTGATAACAGTCGTCATGACCCGGCTTGCGACGATCAGCGAGTAGTCCAGCTCTGCCGTCGGCTTCGGGAACAGCTGTGTGACGACGGAACCCTCGTTCTGGAGGATGTTCTGCCACAGATACTCCATCGTGtgcggcgccagcggcatcATCATCAGCGCGACCACCTCGTAGTAGCGGCGCCCGAGATGTGCATGCACGTTGAGGTCGTCGCAGCACATCTTGTACTGGCTGTATTCATTCGATAGCTCGTGGAAGGCCGTGTTGAGCACCATGCGGAACTGCATGCGGTGATAGTAGCCCTCGGTACGGGTGATGATCGTGTTCATTGTGTTCTGGAAGATCTTGTCAAACTCGTTGtagtcgccgctgcgcagatCGGCGCGCTCTACTGTCTCCTTCGCCTGCTCCAGCAGTGTCGTCATCTTCAGCACGAAGCCAGCTGCCGTCTCGCGCACAAAGTTGGCGTCGTCCATGCTGTCACCGGCGTCAGCACAGGCGAGGCGTGTGGCGTCAGCGCCGTACGTGTCGATCGCCTCGCGCAGGGAGATGAAGTTCCCCTTCGACTTGGCCATCTTCTCGCTGTCGACCTGGATGTGACCGTTGCAGAAGATCCTCTGAGGCCACTTGCTCTCGTCCGCCGGCCAGATCGCGGCGTGGTTGTAGAGGAACATCGTCAGGTGGTTCTGGATGAGATCCTTACCAGAGCAGCGCAGGTCGACGGGGTACCAGTACTCGAACTCGTTGCGCATCAACTTCAGCGACTCAACCGGCATGCTCACCGCACCCGCGACGGTGGCCGCATCGCCGACGCCGTGGTATATGTACTCGAACACCTCGTCTGTGAACATCTCTGGCGTGAGGCCGTACGGGTTGTCCGACTTGCCACACAGGTCCATCGAGCCGTCGACGCCGACGTTGAAGAAGCGGTCGATCGTGTAGTAGGCCATGTAGATGGTGGAGTCGGACAGGCTGTCGATGATCATCGTGTGCGACGCGTCGCACGGTAGGTAGGTGCCGAGGCCGAAGGTGCGGCTGCACGGCCAGTCTGCTAGCCAGTTCAGCGTCTCCTCGAAGCCGTTGCGTACACCGGGGAAGAACATGTCCATCTTCTTGACGTGGTCCTGTACCATCCTCTTCCAGTCATCCTTGCCGTACTCAAGGTACCACTGATCGCACAGCGCGACAACGCactcgtcgccgctgcggctcaTCACCTGGCGTACCGGCTCGTAGTAGCGGATGCACTGgtccgccgcctccatgtCGCGCTGGGTCTTCACCTTGGCCTCACTGACCTTGACACCTGTGTAGGGACCGACGATCATGGTGCCATGGTAGAACCCCTGCTGGTAGCATACCTttttcgcctcctccagcagctccgtcgCGTTCGGGCCGTTGACCTTGAGCTTCTCGCACATAAACTTGGCGCCTTCAGTGCCTAGCTCGGGAATGTCGATGATTGGAATCATGGCGAACGGCACTACCCACTCATCCTTGATGCCGAGCTTCGCGCGGTAGTCCGGCTTGTTCAGCAGCTGGGAGAAGTTGATGTAGTCATCGGGCGAGTCGGACGGCACGGACATGACGACGCCCGTACCCTTCGCCTCCGTGATGGTGGACATGGGCAGCGTGTAGATCGTCCCGTAAGGCGCCAGCGGTGCCGAAAGCGGCATGCCGACCATGTTCGTTCCCTTCACTTCGAAGAGCGGCTCCGGGTCGACGCCGGTCTGACCGTTCACGTAGAAGTTCTGGTACGCCATGTTGCGCGCGGCGCGGGCAGTCATGATGTACACTTCATCCTCCCCCTTTGCGTCGCGCACGTTGTACGCCTTGTAGTTGAACTTGTTGCTCACCCAGCAGTTCGTCTGGCCAATCACCGTTTCCGGGCGGAGCGTGGCGCCGGGCAGGATGACGTTGCGGTCACCGATGATGTCCTTGTGCTCGGCGAAGCACGGCTGCGAGAGGGGGTTCTGCACGATGAGCTTCACCACCGTGTATtcctgcggcagcacacCTTCACCGCTGGCGCGATCGTGGTCGGCGCACGGCTGGCCGTCGCGCGGCGAATACACGCAGTAGCGCTTGCCGTAGTTGAGCAGGTTCTCGCGGCGCAGGATGTGGAACTGCCACTGAACAAAGCGGTCAAAGTACGGGTTGCGCTCCGTCGTCATAAAGGAACGGCGCCAGTCGATGTGGCAGCCAAAGCTCTTCAAGTCTTCAATAGCGATGGGCGGGAAGTAGTCCAACCAGTGCTGTGGGTCGGCAAACTTTGGGATCTCCGAATCGGGGATGCCCATGCTCTGCATAATGACCCACTGCGGCTTCGCTGGCCCACTTTTGCCGCGCTTGCTCTTGTGCTGCCCGAGCGCCACCGTAGGCTTGCTGTCCACCGGTGTCTTGGGCTTGTCCTCGAGCACCTCCGACGGGAACTGCGGCGGGTTGCCGTactgctgcatctccttcgcGATTTtctgcgcgcacgcggcAATTGGGGTGCCGGTGACATGGAAGCCAAAGGGCCAGAGCGAGCGGCGGCCCATCATGCGCTGAAAGCGCGAGGCGAACTCGGCCTTGGTGAGCGAGAAGCCGTGGCCGAGGTGAAGTTTCCCGTTCATGTACGGGAAGGGGAAGGTCGTCAGGTATTTCGCCGCCCGCACCTCCCCAGGCGCCGGGGCATCAAACTCATGCAGCTTCTTGGCGGCCCAGTCCGCTTGCTTCTTCTGCTCAATCGCCACAAGCGTATCGCGACGTGCTGTGGACATGACTGCGCTCTTCTTACGCTGTGCTGCACTCTGGTGGAGGTGTACTTGTGGGtcgaggggagagagggaaaagcaaGCGAATGGCCGAGTGGGTGCAGGCCAGtaagagacgaagaggaggaggaggaatggGAAAGCGGATTGGCTGGTTCGTTGGGAAATACACCAACGGAGACAAACCTCTGAACTACTGCAGAGGTCGACAGATTCgaatgagggagagagagagagagaggggggtggagatgGTGGAGTGTGAATGGAGTGGCGATCACGGCGGatggtggcggcagaggaagcgCACACCAGGAGAGACCTTCAAGCACCGCAAGGCGATGCTAGAAGGCGCTTTTCAACACCGAGGTTGAATAGACCATGATATGCAGCGTGggttgtgcgtgtggtgaTGGTCATGAGCTTCCGTGCGTACGACCGAGACACAGGGGCAGACTCCCCTACGAGCACGAGGTCAGCCTCAGTAGGAGAATCCACGACCCCCTTTCCCCGCAGCCTATTTCGTTCTGTCCTTCCCTTTCAAAAATGTGCGTCACAGCCGAGCGTGCCTTCGCCCCTGCCGCTGTCTGCCTGGACTGCcggggaggcgaagagagggagagagcgccacAAACGTCCACCCCCTGCTCTACCGGCGTGTGTGTCAtcaccgccccccctcctccttcctcacctACTAAACAACaccccatacacacatgcagagtTAACACATGAGCAGCactctccccaccccgccaAACCAGTCACCAACAGACATGCATGGAGATCAAGCAtgttcccctccctcactcttgCCCCTTCGCCTCACCGTTTGCCAATCAATGGGCAGAGGGCATGCGGAAGAGGCGAGCACTGAGGCGCTGGGCCTTGCCGAGTGTGTGGCTTCTGTGTGGGTAACTTAAGGCGTTAGGGGAGGActgaaagggagagagcaaaggcgagagagcgaagagaaggcagagaaagTGCGCCTATTTTTACATCAGAAGGTGCTGCCAGCACCCTTGTACGACGCATGCGAGCGTGCAGATACAGCGAGAAATGAGTGCCTCGACTTGAGCTCGTACGCCGCAACAACAGACAAAGCCGAGGGCTACTGAGGTCACAGCCCCAGTCACAGACGCGGGCGGCACAGTAAGAGGGAGCCGCACCACACGCCCCCACAAACAAAGTCGCGGGGATACTCTTACATCCATAACGCAATCACCCTCTGTGCCCCACACCTGACGGGGTGCAGGAGGGTGGTAAATCGCGGCCCACAGAGAAAGCCAACCCccaaaacgagagagggcgggTGAATGGAAAAGATAGATggacgctgtcgccgctgagGATCACACGTCCGGTTCTCTTCTGCGTCTTGGCCCGCCAGCACCATCaagacccccccccccccacacacacaagcacacacaagcacacgctCGCTCAACACACAGTCTTCACTGCAGCTGAGTGGCTTTGCGATACAGGAAGGGGTCCATGTCTGCCGGTACCACGGAGTCGATGTAGGCCCGATACCGCGCATCGTCCGCCTCCTGCtgggcctgctgctgctgaaacTCGAAACGACGTGCCTCAACCGCGCGGTGCACGTTCTCGCGCTTCTCGGCGGCCTGCAGCTTCTGAATGCGCTCTATGCGCAACGCCTCGGCGCGACGGGCGGCGGCTTCCTCGgcctcctttgccttcagctgctccggGTAGCGacgcatctcctccatgtACGCTTTTTCCTCGGCCTTGTTCAGGAAGCCGGCCGCAGTcgtggcagcgccgtggcgtCGCAAGCTTTCCCCGTTGATGCCGTCGCCGCAACCAACATCACCgcgtgcctctgccgccttcTGTTCCTCTAACTCTagccgctccttctccatctcgAGGCGATGGATGtgttgcttctccttctgATTCGCGTCACTGTCGTACAGCCTCTGCAGGAAGCTCTGCCCCTTCTGCTCGAACACATCCTGGGTGCGATAGATTGGCAGGTTCTCCGGCCTTGCCTCGTCCAGGTACCGCTGCAAGCCTGCCTTCTTGCGCTCTTCGAACGCCGCTTGCTTCTTCTGCTGGTGTTCGAGAACCCAGCGCTTGAGGCTatccaccttctcctcctcggcccGCAGTGCAGCCTCGTCCTTAGCATTTTCGGTCACACGAGTCCGCAGCTTCTGCGATTTGGTCAGTGCGGCGCGCCTGTGCGCCTCGTTGTAGGCGCCGTTCTCAAGATCTCGTGCCCGacgctgcgcttcttcttccagCTGCTCGGCGCGCTCCTCGGCGGCCTCTTGATCGACGCGCTTGCGGTCCTGCAGCTGAGCCGCCCGCTCCTCTCGTCGTTGATTGATTTGGTAGAGTACAATTTCTAAATTGGCGTTCTTTTCTTCCATGTTGCGTTGGCGTGTTTCGAGCTTCTTGTGCAGCTTCTCGGCCTGATCGCcccacagctgcagctggcacTCGCGCTGAAAGTTCGCGtcttgctcctcctcctcgcgcttgAGCATTTGCTTGTAGGCGACCTGCTCCTCGCGACCCTTGAGTGCTTCGTGAAGCATTTTCATCGAGCGCAGATGGCGTCCGCGCGGGTCTTCTTTGAGCGCTTCCAGTTCTTGGCGCGCAATAATAGCTTTGTGCTCCTCCTTGAGTTGTTCGGCGTAGAGCTCGTCCAGCACTCTCTGACGAGCCTCTGTGGCATCCTTTGCGTCTTGCTGCGCCTGGAGAAATCGATCATGGCGTGCCTCGATCGTGTTGGGCCAGCCAGCCGCTCGAGCCTTGGACAGCTCACGCCGACGGTCTTCTTCCTGCTTCCGggcgtcgcgctgctgctgctccgcggcCTGTGACCCGGCGTAGGCAAGACGATGGAAAAACGCGAGTTCGCGGTCGCTAAGGATGCCGACGCGCGTCATGTCAAGACCGCCGGCGACAGCGTTGCCATTACCGATTCGGCGAAGTGGATCCTTGCGAGCACGCGTGGCGGCCATGGGTGTCGTcgtcgacaccgccgcagcaggggtgccccgtggcggcggcattgTTGATAGCGACGCTTGAAGCGTGGTCGTCGCGCGTCTCGCTATACCTCCCGCACGTGCGGTCTAGGAAAGACGGGTAAGTGGTGttgtggggaggagagaggaaaacgagtGGCGGCTTGCGACGCAGACGTGCAATGCCATGCAGACCTCTTCCCAGATAAACAGCAAAAGGCAGGAGagcacaggagagagagagagagagagacaacccTCGCCAAAAGAAAGCTGAGGAAAAAGCGACGCGGacacgtgggtgtgtgtgtgtgtttaggCAGCGCATTCGAGTAACGCTATGGGGAGAATCCCAACGGAGCCGGGCTAAtaagcgagagagcgagagggagggggcaagaaGTGGCTGTGATGGTGCTCGAAATTGATGTGTCATGGAGCGCGGGGGTTGCAGCGATGAAGGGAGgtagagaaggggaggggggaaggagaaaagcaTGAGAACCAAGAGCAGAAAggtgggaaggggagtgGAGCATCGACTGCGCTCACTACTCTTTCACTCTCTACCCCTTTCctggtgtgcttgtgtgagTCCAAACACCCTTCCaccaccttcctctccccctcctccggctCTCCTTTTCGGTTTCTATCGAGTTGACCACCGTCGCCTGGTCCTCCGGAACCGTCCCCAGCTTTCTCTCTGATGAAAGACCCACatacccacacccacacacacacgttttgctatttttttttttcagctGCATAGACGTATtcgctctctcacactcACAGCCTCGCTTTATTCCcctgcagcacccccccccaacgaaagagtaagagagaggcattcatagacacacccacacacgcacacacacacacacacacacacaccgcagctTCTTCCACAAAGAGGGCAAAACAAGCGAGTAGCCCAGCAAAGGTAAGAGAGGGATTTGGCGGATGGTGTGGACTGCCCCGAAGACGCGCTGGTGTAACTGCCCACGCATCATTTCCTTCATGCCCTCTTCTcacccttcctcctttctctccactGGGGTGCGCTTGGCGACTCTGGAGGGGCTGGGTAGGGGGGgcctctctgctgcccaCGGAGAGACTCAATTCACTCATCAACGTACGCAATGCACGGCTGAGCCTCGTCTCTGCTACGACATGTCCACCGCGTCGCCTTCCTCTCCGGCCGCCGTCTCTACCGCTGCAGTTCCTAGGACATTCGTGTCGGCTGGGTTGAACTTGAGGAGAAGGTCTGTCATATCTACGTGGGTGAGCATcatgcggcggcagcagaagcgctcGAGGTGGAAGGCGTTCATCGCGTCCTCTTCGGAGACGCCTTGGCTGACAAGGTCAAGGTAGAGAAGATACTTGTCGGCAATGACGTTGCCGCACGTGAAGCAGCGCACAGGAATGATCATGTGGGGAAGAGGCTAAGAGGAATGTGAGTTGTCTGAGGTttgagagggagagagagttaGTGGCGTAGACCCACTAGCACACACATGGAAGGAACAGAGCGAAGGATTAagtagagggagggaggggggggggcgcacctgcacactCAGCGCTCCACACTCTAACGTCGTGAGCGAGGTACTCGTGGCGATCCGAGGGTTTTgtggagaaaggggaggagccAGACGGTGGTAGACAGCAACGGCAtaacgaagagaaagatagGGTTGAGTAGTGCAGACGCAGCCACGACCATAGGCAACACagtgagggggtggggggtggtggtggtggtggtggtgcaatGCACGATGCTTTCACTGTGCTCGTTTGTGGAGCGTACACCTGAACGCACACCTCCGCAGTTGCCTTTCAGCATAGTAGGGTGAGAGCCCCCCTGCGTGGCATAGCCAGCCCACTTAGCACGCCCGCCTCTACCGGTGGCATccactcttcttctctgtgccgctgcttggCTGCTTGGGCTCGATACCGTTTCACTTCAGCTTATCGGACAAGGGCAGTTTGAGAAAACCGCTTCGCTTCCCCTCGCTAGAGGAGGCCGGCGAGGCTGAtgaaagcaaagaaaacaacagagGCGAAAGCAAAACGGGGAAGgcggtgaggggaggggagggtgcgatgaacagagaagaggagctgtccgcctccaccaccccccCTTTTGCCGTGAATATCTTGTCTTACCCGCCgacctccaccccccctccccaaccAGACACATATCTACGGCCAGAACACACCACAAGGGCCCAGGCCAAAGCGgatgctgcggcggcagcactggGCAGACAGACGCAGGCCGGCCGACCAGCCGAGAGTCTGTACAGTAAAATTAACGGAGAAACGCGGGCATTTCAGTCCCTCAAACAGCGATGCGAGCAGAACGACACGCCCTTGAAAGATAGCCAAACATGCCAATaggcagaagagaggcaccGCTCCAATGAACGGCGCTGCAGGGGGCCCCGAGTAGCACGAAAACACCGAACTCAAAGAGAGGCAACAACATATACAACACTGGCGCAACACATTGTCGCGGCTTCCATCAACAAGACTTTACCTGGCAGCCTATCCGCGCCCATATATACTCACACTCGCCGACGTAGTAGATAGCCCAGCCCCCGCGATAGTATGATCTCACCAACCGGGCCAATGAGCTTCACTACCACTGGTCCTTTGCCGACCTTTCACCGCGCGTTCGACTGGAGCCACGGCCGCACGTCGATCAGCAACCCTAGCACGCCAATCACCACTTCCACAAAGACTAGCCAAATCACAATCCACTCCAATCGCGCGCCATGCCGCTGCGAGAAGTCCTCGGCCAACATGGACAAGATTTCATTAGCTGCATCCAGCTTGTTGTCCAGAGCCTCAACGCGCTCGCTGATCTCGTACTCCTCCTTGGTTGCCTGAAATACAGGTTTCAGATACGAGTTCTCCCAGAAGAAGTCCGGCTGGTCCAGCAAGTCGGATCCGCTCTTCAGCATGAGTCGGTACGACAGCACCTCGCcgcgaagctgcagcagacgtcGTTCTGTGATGCTGACCGCGCCCTTTTCCCGCAGctcgcgcggcagcggtgagcaGCTGTCAGCCAGCCCCTGCACCTGCAGCTCGATGTAGTCAATCTTGGCGGACTGTGCAAGCGCATGCGAGGCACATAGCATCAGCACGCTGCCtgtcgccacctcgccgcGCCTGTACGGGATAACAAAGTGATCAAAGCGGAGGCGTGCCTTGAAATTATCGTCCACCTCCAGCGTATCGCGAGCGACGAGGTTGAAGGTGCACCATACCGGGTAGTTCTCGTTCACAAGCTTCGTCGTGTAGCGGTTGGTCATGCAATGAGCAATCGCGCTGTGTGGCAGCATGTAGTCGTTCTCCACAATCTTGAAGTACCGCTGGTCAAAGCCCCACCAGACAACGGCACCATACGGGAACACGAAGAGGTCAAAGTAATgcatggtgctgctgccagagctcgacgtcgccgcgggagcttcgcctccttcgccaccCTGCGCAAAGGTGCTAGTTAATGCTCCTCCATTCCTTGCGTTGCTCCCCATCGCACCGTAGCCgtgcgaggaggcgaaggcagaCACGCCGGAGTTCTCGGCTGGCGATGCGGTGCCCCTCTGTTCGAGAAGCGGGGGCGGTGATGGGCTGCTGGCGGTGTCCACGCTCTGGGTGGCATCATTCCCAACCTGCTGTGTCGCCGTTGCGTAACGAGAGCGTTGGCGATCGCGTAGGCCTACCAGCGTGTTCGCGATGTCGCCCGCGTTCGCCCCAACATTCACAAAGGAGGACTGCGCGAAGCGCACGTGCAGGACATCGAAGTCAAACTTTGTGTAGTACCCTTGCGCACGGTAGTAGGCTTCCAGCTTGCCCAGGTGCAACTCGTCCGCAACGCAGAGGTAGCCGACACGACCGACTGGGCCAGGGTAGCTCGCTGCATCCTCCAGGCCAGCGCGGCCTGGCTTGGTCCACGTCCCAcccgcgcggcggcgtgacAGGAGAGTGACACTGCATGTTGTGTTGGCGAGGCCGGAGTCTGACCAGTAACCACTCGCCGCCGCATTGCTACCGCCGACACGGTAGCTGTGGCGGCTGTTCGACCGATGCTGACGATGCCTACCCAGAAGTGGCGACACATCAACACGACGGCCACGGACGTCACCACCGACCACATCCACATCActcagcgccagcagcgctgcctcatcATCGTCCTCGAGATTCTTCAGTTCCAACAGCGGCCGCACAGTCTGCTTCTCCGCGTCGTACTGGAGAAAGTGACTGCGAGCGAGGAGGTCGAGAAGGTGTTGATActgctcctccccctcgaCGCCAAGGATGGAGGCGACTTGCGAGACGCGCAGTGTTGTGCGACAGCCCAAGGGGCGCATGAGCTCCACGAGCTGCCTGTTTAGCTTGCTTGACGACTCCGTCTCGCTGTCCATGATTGCGTAATCCTAACCgtatgtgtatatgtgtttctctctgtgtgtgtgagggggggggttgggGTAAAAAGTGCGTGGTAGAGTCGCGAGATCCGCTGAGAGCGATAGGGCTAAAGCATAACAGGAAACCCAGCATGAAGCAAATGCgagggcgggagagggggggggtccaGAGGGGCGTTGATGCGGCGCGgtaagaaggggaagaggaaagagggagggtggaggagttCGCTTGGtgtcactgccgctgcgtccaCTGAATCGATAGAGTCCtagagaaaggaaagaggggtgTGCGGAGCACAAATGCCAACAACGACGTAacacagggagaggaaagcgagcTGCAAGCGAAAAACCACTGCAAGAGGAGTGTTTGCGCGTGGAGCTAGAGTAGCCTGCGAcacaggaggggggggggcgaggaggggtaTAATGCTGAGTATCCTAATCGATGGAGCGATCAGGCGCGCTGATCtcaggagaaggagagaagagagtcgCACTGGCataaaggaggaggaggaggagaggggctgTGAGTAGTGCGAAGGAATACCCAagagggatgggggagagaggtcAAGGAGAGCGGGACACACGACGATCAGCAAAGAAGTGCACGAGCCGGCAGAGTGCCGTtgctcctttctctccttggGGACCCAATCAGCGGTTGAGAGATCCGAGAGAGGTTCACAGGGCAGCGGGCAACAGCAGAATCAGATGGGCCTGAGCAGTAGCACGGCACGATAGGCAAAAGCACAcgtgcagccgcacctgcaGAGCCGCCTACACGAACATGACATGCAGAGACCgagtgtatgtatgtgtgtgtgtgtgtgcgcgtgtgtgtaagTACTCCGCTACCATTTTCTGCAAGTTCCTTCCCGTTCTCTTGTCTCTTTCGGTATTGAACCCCGGTTTGTCAGTATGACATCGTGCAACGCACAgccacccacccccttcttGTGCTTCCGCTTCTTGCTAGCGGACGCGCCTCCACTGGGAAGATGCTGTATGAATGCACTCAacacgtatacacacacgcacgcgcatctTGAGACGTGGACGAGacggaaaaagagagagagagagagggaggggacggagaagaggtgagAGCTGAGAACGTGAAGCTTATCTCGCTCTGCTTCCGCTTCCACCCCCAGCACACCCCATCGTTGCTCCCTTTCATTTTACGCCTGAGATGAGAGATGCGATGAACGGTGCCACGGCGTTAGCAAACTCTTTCGTCTTCTCGTAATGCACAAAGTGGCCAGCgccgtccaccaccacctgcgtTGCGTTGGAGAAGAAACGTGAGATCTGCTGGCGGTAATTCAGATCGTTGTACGGTGACTTACTGCCAAAGACGAACATTACAGGCAGCGTGcacggccgcggcggtggctgcggtgcggtAGCCGAGGACGCTTGCACCCCGGTCGCTACCGACGATGTGAACCAACTTGTGATGGATGGCAGGAAGCTGCCGTAGTCACTGGCGAGGACCGGCAAGTTGCACTTCCACTGCGCCGGCTTCGACATGTCTTTAGGACCAAGCACGATGTTCGTAGTCAAAAAGTTGCGCATCGCCTGGTCAGCTATACCGACCCGAATCAGCTCTGCTGTCACTTCCTCGTAGCTGTGAATTGCGTCCAGCCGCACCCTTGTCATGCGCTCGAGTGTCTCCTTGATGTTATCAGAGCCGCTGTACTCTGCCAAGGGCCGCATCGTTGATGTTATGTCTACAATGACAGCACCAGCGATGCGGCCCAGCGGTGAGATGCGGGAGGCAATACCGCTGTCCGTTGATGGTGATGAGGACGCATCGCAGTTGCTGAAGAGCACTTTGGAGATGGGCTGCGAGGAAGCGAAGTCGAACTCCTCGTGCACGGCACGCATTCCAGCGGCGCACTGACGACGGTGCTCCGCTGGCCACGCTCCGTAGGACGATGATGACGTCGTGCCCCCGTCGTCGCAGTGGTCAGCCCATGAGGTCAGCAGATAATCCTCGTTGgcccgccgcagcagcgtgcctATCACCGCCAAGCCGCCCATGCTATGCCCAATTAAGATTGCGTGCCGTGTTGTGCACGAGGATGGGTCATGAAAGGTACGCTTCAGCTCTtgctgctcgcgcagcaccagcgcttCGAGATCGGAGGCAAGCGCTGCGTTGGTGtggtcgctgctgtgcggaCTGTTA encodes the following:
- a CDS encoding hypothetical protein (TriTrypDB/GeneDB-style sysID: LpmP.13.1010), coding for MDSETESSSKLNRQLVELMRPLGCRTTLRVSQVASILGVEGEEQYQHLLDLLARSHFLQYDAEKQTVRPLLELKNLEDDDEAALLALSDVDVVGGDVRGRRVDVSPLLGRHRQHRSNSRHSYRVGGSNAAASGYWSDSGLANTTCSVTLLSRRRAGGTWTKPGRAGLEDAASYPGPVGRVGYLCVADELHLGKLEAYYRAQGYYTKFDFDVLHVRFAQSSFVNVGANAGDIANTLVGLRDRQRSRYATATQQVGNDATQSVDTASSPSPPPLLEQRGTASPAENSGVSAFASSHGYGAMGSNARNGGALTSTFAQGGEGGEAPAATSSSGSSTMHYFDLFVFPYGAVVWWGFDQRYFKIVENDYMLPHSAIAHCMTNRYTTKLVNENYPVWCTFNLVARDTLEVDDNFKARLRFDHFVIPYRRGEVATGSVLMLCASHALAQSAKIDYIELQVQGLADSCSPLPRELREKGAVSITERRLLQLRGEVLSYRLMLKSGSDLLDQPDFFWENSYLKPVFQATKEEYEISERVEALDNKLDAANEILSMLAEDFSQRHGARLEWIVIWLVFVEVVIGVLGLLIDVRPWLQSNAR
- a CDS encoding hypothetical protein (TriTrypDB/GeneDB-style sysID: LpmP.13.1020) — translated: MQQRGATVRPVNLAKKVFSAKTVCPTAASQLYVAHGLLGNSGNWATALHHLVEHPALRDKLRRAIALDMRNHGNSPHSSDHTNAALASDLEALVLREQQELKRTFHDPSSCTTRHAILIGHSMGGLAVIGTLLRRANEDYLLTSWADHCDDGGTTSSSSYGAWPAEHRRQCAAGMRAVHEEFDFASSQPISKVLFSNCDASSSPSTDSGIASRISPLGRIAGAVIVDITSTMRPLAEYSGSDNIKETLERMTRVRLDAIHSYEEVTAELIRVGIADQAMRNFLTTNIVLGPKDMSKPAQWKCNLPVLASDYGSFLPSITSWFTSSVATGVQASSATAPQPPPRPCTLPVMFVFGSKSPYNDLNYRQQISRFFSNATQVVVDGAGHFVHYEKTKEFANAVAPFIASLISGVK